In the Choloepus didactylus isolate mChoDid1 chromosome 5, mChoDid1.pri, whole genome shotgun sequence genome, one interval contains:
- the LOC119534840 gene encoding olfactory receptor 2A2-like, whose protein sequence is MGGNQTWVTEFILVGFKLKAELGVFLFWIFSLFYVFSLLGNGMILGLILLDCKLHTPLYFFLSHLTIIDMSYASNNVPKMLENLVNKTRTISFVPCIMQIFLYLAFAHTECLILVAMSYDRYVAICHPLQYTAILSQRLCTVMAVTSWACGFSLALVHAILLLRLPFCGPHEVNHVFCGILSVLQLACADTWINEAVIFAVCVFLLVGPLCLILVSYMSILWTTLRMHSGECCKKAFSTCSSHLCVVGLFFGTAMVVYMALDCSQREQEKMLSLFYSLFNPLLNPLIYSFRNAQVKGAFYRALWKKRSM, encoded by the coding sequence ATGGGGGGCAACCAAACATGGGTCACAGAATTCATCTTGGTGGGATTCAAGCTCAAGGCAGAGTTGGGAGTGTTCCTCTTCTGGATCTTCTCTCTATTTTATGTCTTCAGTCTGCTGGGGAATGGCATGATCTTGGGGCTCATCCTTCTGGACTGCAAACTGCACACCCCcttgtacttcttcctctcacaCTTGACCATCATTGATATGTCCTATGCTTCCAACAATGTCCCCAAGATGCTGGAAAATCTAGTGAACAAGACAAGAACAATCTCCTTTGTCCCATGCATAATgcagatatttttatatttggctTTTGCTCACACAGAGTGCCTGATTTTGGTGGCAATGTCCTATGACAGGTATGTGGCAATCTGCCATCCCCTCCAGTACACTGCCATCTTGAGCCAGAGACTGTGCACTGTCATGGCTGTCACTTCCTGGGCATGTGGATTTAGCCTGGCCCTGGTACATGCAATTCTCCTCCTAAGGCTGCCCTTCTGTGGGCCTCATGAAGTGAACCATGTCTTCTGTGGAATCCTATCTGTCCTCCAACTGGCCTGTGCTGACACCTGGATCAATGAAGCTGTCATctttgctgtgtgtgtgtttctcttaGTTGGGCCCCTTTGCTTGATCCTGGTCTCGTACATGAGCATCCTCTGGACCACCCTGAGGATGCATTCAGGGGAGTGCTGCAAAAAAGCTTTCTCCACTTGCTCCTCACACCTCTGTGTGGTTGGGCTTTTCTTTGGCACTGCCATGGTAGTTTATATGGCCCTAGACTGCAGTCAAAGAGAACAGGAGAAAATGCTGTCCCTGTTTTACAGCCTCTTCAACCCACTGCTGAACCCCCTTATCTACAGCTTTAGGAATGCTCAAGTGAAGGGTGCCTTCTACAGAGCACTGTGGAAGAAGAGGTCCATGTGA